A stretch of the Schistocerca serialis cubense isolate TAMUIC-IGC-003099 chromosome 2, iqSchSeri2.2, whole genome shotgun sequence genome encodes the following:
- the LOC126455739 gene encoding piggyBac transposable element-derived protein 4-like, with amino-acid sequence MSRRGLRDEEIERLLCEIPSDEDSTVDTTDDESDYEASIVAEAIVSSEGEVSESEEESESTPPKRAADTAPTWGQQFNATSGMQFDSESGPSAFIRDIDDPEPIDIFEKIFPKELVELIVFQTNLYATQSGKSFTPTTDNEIRTFLGINILMGIKRMPAYRDYWSSAPELHDRYIASLMAVNRFGWLLRNIHLNDNTLHPEKGHPGYDKLYKLRPVIKILSESFSKCYQPSKHLAIDESMIKFKGRNSMKQYMRDKPIKRGYKVWMLCDKTSYNLKFDIYTGKVGDTVQTGLGEHVVLTEKHICLWDSSTNKETFTQIKNRQRIKQR; translated from the exons atgtcaagaagaggcttacgagatgaagaaatcgaacgattattgtgtgaaattccatcagacgaggattccactgttgacaccacagatgacgaatctgattatgaagcaagcattgttgcggaggctattgtgtcgtctgaaggcgaagtttcagagagcgaggaagaaagtgagtccactccgccaaaacgcgctgctgacacagcgccaacttggggacaacaattcaatgctacctcaggaatgcagttcgacagtgaatcaggaccaagtgcttttattagggacattgatgatccagaacctatcgatatattcgaaaaaatatttccaaaagagctagttgagctaatcgttttccaaacaaatttatatgcgacgcaatctggcaagtctttcactccaacaactgacaatgaaatacgaactttcctgggaatcaacattttgatgggtataaagcgtatgccagcatacagagactactggtctagtgccccagaacttcatgatcgttatattgcatctctgatggcagtaaatcggtttggatggttactgaggaacattcatctgaatgataacacattgcatccagaaaaaggacacccaggttatgacaaactgtacaagctgcgaccagtgatcaagatactatctgaatctttttccaagtgttaccaacccagcaaacacctagcaattgatgagtcaatgatcaaattcaaaggccgcaacagtatgaaacaatacatgagagataaacccataaagcgtggttacaaagtgtggatgctgtgtgacaagacctcttacaacttgaaatttgatatttacaccggaaaagtaggtgacacagtgcaaacaggccttggggagcatgtagtgctga cagagaaacatatatgcctgtgggacagttcaaccaacaaggaaacatttacccaaattaaaaacagacaaagaattaagcagaggtga